The Agromyces atrinae genome window below encodes:
- a CDS encoding cation diffusion facilitator family transporter has product MSVVTPERRSVLQRRIRWIVAATIAYNVVEAIIALAAGTVASSAALIGFGLDSIVEVLSAAAVAWQFAGRDPQRRERVALRVIAFSFFGLAAFVTFDAVRSLLGVSPAEHSAVGIVLAAVSVVIMPAFSLFERRTGQELGSASAVADSKQTLICSYLSAAVLLGLVLNSTLGWAWADSVAALVIAAFAVREGIEAWRGDACKKPLSSLTTENADTCACC; this is encoded by the coding sequence ATGAGCGTGGTCACGCCCGAGCGGCGGTCGGTGCTGCAGCGGCGCATCCGCTGGATCGTCGCGGCGACGATCGCCTACAACGTCGTCGAGGCGATCATCGCGCTCGCCGCGGGAACCGTGGCCTCGTCGGCCGCGCTCATCGGGTTCGGGCTCGACTCGATCGTCGAAGTGCTCTCGGCCGCTGCCGTCGCCTGGCAGTTCGCCGGTCGCGACCCGCAGCGGCGCGAGCGGGTCGCGCTGCGCGTCATCGCATTCTCGTTCTTCGGCCTCGCGGCGTTCGTGACGTTCGACGCCGTGCGTTCGCTGCTTGGCGTCTCACCGGCCGAGCACTCGGCCGTGGGCATCGTGCTCGCGGCGGTCAGTGTCGTCATCATGCCGGCGTTCTCGCTGTTCGAGCGCCGCACGGGTCAGGAGCTCGGCTCGGCCTCGGCCGTCGCCGACTCGAAGCAGACCCTCATCTGCTCGTACCTGTCCGCCGCCGTGCTGCTCGGACTCGTACTCAACAGCACGCTCGGCTGGGCGTGGGCCGACTCGGTCGCGGCGCTCGTGATCGCCGCCTTCGCCGTGCGCGAGGGCATCGAGGCGTGGCGAGGGGATGCCTGCAAGAAACCTCTCTCGTCGCTCACGACCGAGAACGCCGACACCTGCGCCTGCTGCTGA
- a CDS encoding LuxR C-terminal-related transcriptional regulator — protein sequence MEEGVDVVALARDALSRDRLDKLALLISDYPLETWFGMPSDEFHIMLRSLQGSTVRLSPIIALMMRGFTALGDSSDVTSAPSTGIDVPTKEGFSFVRAGKARLAGDPVTAFQMMRGLRLVTEAVPRLIDPTRGQRAFVLLQSAISGMLAGRFVEALTLFEKASSGPIPGPLGFFRRDAHLRSAMIHALYGDDATARRHLEHASRESRTRSWVEEHLDADERLVLALLAPEGDTRSAFDDIATLPMSMMGEMWPFYLDGIYRLALRMGNRVEGRTRVKQLAATGLTTSPGTGYAGSIVGMILATDALLSGTPGLVRAELDGIDQRFWLVRLLNALHPSSTPAKSIRTARSLASQTRGLDEAEDLRLTVLAVAHSARGDVPSAADAAAARRGRRDSVSDSLLTVLAPDLMTTSGLATADDPVNRLESATPRLTPRELDVLTLVAEGLGRSEIAERLYLSVDTVKSHQRTLYRKLDVNRASAAILEARRLGLV from the coding sequence GTGGAAGAAGGCGTCGACGTTGTCGCCCTGGCGCGGGATGCCCTGAGCCGTGATCGGCTCGACAAGCTCGCACTCCTCATCAGCGACTACCCGCTCGAGACGTGGTTCGGGATGCCGTCGGACGAGTTCCACATCATGCTGCGCTCACTGCAGGGCAGCACGGTGCGCCTCAGCCCGATCATCGCCCTGATGATGCGCGGCTTCACCGCACTCGGCGATTCGAGCGATGTCACCTCGGCGCCGTCGACGGGAATCGACGTTCCCACGAAGGAGGGTTTCTCGTTCGTGAGGGCGGGCAAGGCGCGACTCGCCGGCGACCCGGTCACGGCGTTCCAGATGATGCGCGGGCTCCGACTCGTGACCGAGGCGGTTCCGCGCCTCATCGACCCCACTCGAGGCCAGCGGGCGTTCGTCCTCCTCCAGTCGGCGATCAGCGGGATGCTCGCCGGCCGATTCGTCGAAGCGCTCACCCTCTTCGAGAAGGCGTCGAGCGGGCCGATACCCGGCCCCTTGGGTTTCTTCCGCCGTGACGCGCATCTGCGAAGCGCGATGATCCACGCTCTGTACGGGGACGACGCCACAGCGCGGCGTCACCTCGAGCACGCTTCCCGCGAGAGTCGCACGCGCAGCTGGGTCGAGGAGCACCTCGACGCGGACGAGAGACTGGTGCTCGCCCTGCTCGCCCCGGAGGGTGACACGCGTTCGGCCTTCGACGACATCGCGACGCTGCCGATGTCGATGATGGGTGAGATGTGGCCGTTCTACCTCGACGGCATCTATCGACTCGCCCTTCGCATGGGCAACCGTGTCGAGGGACGAACCCGCGTGAAGCAGCTCGCCGCGACGGGGCTCACGACCTCGCCGGGTACGGGCTACGCGGGGAGCATCGTCGGGATGATCCTGGCGACCGACGCCCTGCTCTCGGGTACGCCCGGCCTCGTTCGCGCCGAACTCGACGGCATCGATCAGCGGTTCTGGCTCGTCAGGCTTCTGAACGCACTGCACCCGAGCTCGACGCCGGCCAAGTCGATACGCACGGCGCGCTCGCTCGCGTCGCAGACCCGGGGGCTCGATGAAGCCGAGGACCTGCGCCTGACCGTGCTCGCGGTCGCGCACTCCGCGCGGGGCGATGTCCCCTCGGCCGCCGACGCCGCGGCAGCCCGACGAGGCCGCCGCGACTCGGTGAGCGATTCACTGCTCACCGTGCTCGCCCCCGACCTCATGACAACGAGCGGCCTCGCGACCGCAGACGACCCGGTGAACCGACTCGAGTCCGCGACGCCGCGCCTGACGCCGAGGGAACTCGACGTGCTCACCCTCGTCGCCGAGGGACTCGGTCGATCGGAGATCGCGGAACGCCTCTACCTGTCCGTGGATACGGTGAAGTCGCATCAGCGCACGCTCTATCGCAAGCTCGACGTCAACAGAGCGTCGGCCGCGATCCTCGAGGCCCGCCGGCTCGGTCTCGTGTAA
- a CDS encoding LacI family DNA-binding transcriptional regulator produces MAEGRKPKPPTLTDVAKLAGVSIPTASRALNGGVRGSNSGSEELRERVRDAARQLGYSVSPAAQAVKGGRARTLALVVSDIDDFGSATMIAGVMHAAESRGISVAVRATGDDAEREQGLLRALRGERHRGVIFATSRTTDAARERAMDESLRDLHDQGARVVVIGDSDLPYPRVVVDNEDAAFALARGLVAAGHRSFSVVAGPDDQITSRDRVAGFLRGLAADGIAADSVRVVHADFSRDGGYESVARLGETPEAVDVIAAMSDAMAVGVIAGLRDRGVAADAMPEVSGFDHVPMLGDVLPFFSTVEVPLEKFGEAALSLIFDAAAPAATDDPPAVRLRARPIVRGVALDLDLD; encoded by the coding sequence GTGGCTGAAGGTCGAAAGCCGAAACCGCCGACGCTGACCGACGTGGCGAAGCTCGCCGGGGTATCGATCCCCACGGCATCCCGCGCCCTCAACGGCGGGGTGCGCGGCTCGAACAGCGGCAGCGAAGAACTGCGTGAGCGCGTGCGCGACGCCGCCCGTCAGCTCGGCTACTCGGTGAGCCCCGCGGCGCAGGCCGTGAAGGGCGGCCGTGCCCGCACGCTCGCGCTCGTCGTGAGCGACATCGACGACTTCGGCTCGGCGACGATGATCGCCGGCGTCATGCACGCCGCTGAGAGCCGTGGCATCTCGGTCGCCGTCCGCGCGACCGGTGACGACGCCGAGCGCGAGCAGGGCCTTCTGCGGGCCCTCCGCGGTGAGCGGCACCGCGGCGTGATCTTCGCGACGAGCCGCACGACGGATGCCGCGCGCGAGCGTGCCATGGATGAGAGCCTTCGCGATCTGCATGACCAGGGCGCTCGGGTGGTCGTCATCGGCGATTCCGACCTGCCCTACCCGCGCGTCGTCGTCGACAACGAAGACGCCGCGTTCGCCCTCGCCCGAGGCCTCGTCGCGGCGGGTCACCGGTCGTTCTCGGTCGTCGCCGGACCCGACGATCAGATCACCTCGCGCGATCGCGTCGCCGGGTTCCTCCGCGGGCTCGCGGCCGACGGTATCGCCGCCGACTCGGTGCGCGTCGTGCACGCCGACTTCTCGCGCGACGGCGGGTACGAATCCGTCGCGCGCCTCGGCGAGACGCCCGAAGCGGTCGACGTCATCGCCGCGATGAGTGACGCGATGGCCGTCGGCGTCATCGCGGGCCTCCGTGATCGCGGGGTCGCCGCCGACGCGATGCCCGAGGTGAGCGGTTTCGACCACGTGCCGATGCTCGGCGATGTGCTGCCGTTCTTCTCGACCGTCGAGGTTCCCCTCGAGAAGTTCGGCGAGGCCGCGCTCTCGCTCATCTTCGATGCGGCAGCACCCGCCGCGACCGACGATCCGCCCGCCGTGCGCCTCCGCGCCCGCCCGATCGTGCGCGGCGTCGCCCTCGACCTCGACCTCGACTGA
- a CDS encoding carbohydrate ABC transporter permease: MSTETLTAPTTGRAAEPARPARRPRRQPSWRRLQALKGAAFTLPFFAGFALVTIIPLLIALVQSVFQERRTGLGLGKGEIVFAGFDNYLQGLTSEVFWMGMLRVGLFGAVVIPLGLVVSLSMALLLDAVTGKKAKFFRVGFLVPYMVPGIVATLIWIYLYSPKVGPLTPFFEQFGLDLNFFAPGSVWPSMGNIMVWGGIGFNMLLMYGSLRAIPGEIFDAARVDGASEWRIAWAIKVPHLRGIIVLTTMLSIIGSLQIFNEPQLFRSVSPQTVSADWVPVQMIYNQAFVANDPYYAAALSVILAVVVGIASAIFYKFTNRPVS; the protein is encoded by the coding sequence ATGTCCACCGAGACACTGACGGCCCCGACGACGGGGCGGGCGGCTGAGCCCGCTCGCCCCGCCCGGCGGCCACGTCGACAGCCGAGCTGGCGACGACTGCAGGCACTGAAGGGTGCGGCCTTCACTCTTCCGTTCTTCGCGGGCTTCGCGCTCGTGACGATCATCCCGCTCCTCATCGCGCTCGTGCAGAGCGTGTTCCAGGAGCGGCGCACGGGCCTCGGGCTCGGCAAGGGCGAGATCGTCTTCGCCGGTTTCGACAACTACCTCCAGGGCCTCACGTCCGAGGTCTTCTGGATGGGCATGCTGCGCGTCGGCCTCTTCGGCGCCGTCGTCATCCCCCTCGGACTCGTCGTCTCGCTCAGCATGGCGCTGCTGCTCGACGCCGTCACGGGCAAGAAGGCGAAGTTCTTCCGCGTCGGATTCCTCGTGCCGTACATGGTGCCGGGCATCGTCGCGACGCTCATCTGGATCTACCTCTACAGCCCGAAGGTCGGCCCGCTCACGCCGTTCTTCGAGCAGTTCGGGCTCGACCTCAACTTCTTCGCGCCCGGATCGGTGTGGCCCTCGATGGGAAACATCATGGTGTGGGGCGGTATCGGCTTCAACATGCTGCTCATGTACGGCTCGCTCCGCGCCATCCCGGGCGAGATCTTCGACGCGGCCCGCGTCGACGGTGCGTCGGAGTGGCGCATCGCGTGGGCCATCAAGGTGCCGCACCTCCGCGGCATCATCGTGCTCACGACGATGCTCTCGATCATCGGGTCGCTGCAGATCTTCAACGAGCCGCAGCTGTTCCGTTCGGTCTCGCCGCAGACGGTCTCGGCCGACTGGGTTCCCGTGCAGATGATCTACAACCAGGCCTTCGTCGCGAACGACCCGTACTACGCGGCGGCTCTGTCCGTCATCCTCGCGGTCGTCGTCGGAATCGCCTCCGCCATCTTCTACAAGTTCACGAACAGGCCGGTGTCATGA
- a CDS encoding ArsR/SmtB family transcription factor encodes MTGTATLTHTAALARLGSALSDETRASILLALRDAPATPSDLAEALGVSRQVMSNQLTCLRGCGLVEGVKDGRNTWYRLADAELADALGDLLRLVLVVDPDCCSGDGCTCA; translated from the coding sequence ATGACCGGAACGGCGACCCTCACCCACACGGCGGCTCTCGCGCGGTTGGGTTCTGCGCTCTCCGATGAGACGCGGGCGAGCATCCTCCTCGCGCTGCGCGACGCGCCCGCCACTCCGTCCGATCTCGCCGAGGCGCTCGGCGTCTCACGGCAGGTCATGTCGAACCAGCTCACGTGTCTGCGCGGGTGCGGCCTCGTCGAGGGCGTGAAGGACGGGCGCAACACCTGGTACCGCCTCGCCGACGCGGAGCTTGCCGACGCACTCGGCGATCTGCTGCGGCTCGTGCTCGTCGTCGACCCCGACTGCTGCTCGGGCGACGGATGCACGTGCGCATGA
- a CDS encoding ABC transporter substrate-binding protein: MSATKRWLAGSVAAIAAVGLAGCSAGDGGGGTADEPTVVEFWGWNQGQDLMVDAFNEANETVQLTYTQFPSQADLLTGLSNAVTAGTDVPCLVQAPGSPVSLLSKGLIQPITEQFAGNEDAFIETAVTSQSANDEILGVPFSGGPGFAMINKAVYDANGLEAPTTWDELIETGKTLKDQGVSVLNFAGEDPSTLVSFSNQAGATWFEIDGDSWVVDIDSPETQKAADVLQQFIDNDLITHETFADIPAMSQTYDAGKMVTIPLTTWNLAAWQERLSTSLGSWQTIDLPQFADADEFVVPGSFGGYSVPEGCESVDAAVDAAVFLATDPTTVGIAASPSEGAGNYPAIPDAGEYVDGLLPPTLLGDTVGETPAVIERAANAARVQWIDSPSATYFDELVSQWAKAVNKEITLREAVTHMQDYVVSDLEAQGIDVTER; the protein is encoded by the coding sequence ATGAGTGCAACGAAGCGCTGGCTCGCGGGCAGCGTCGCCGCAATCGCCGCGGTCGGTCTCGCCGGCTGCTCGGCGGGCGACGGAGGTGGCGGAACGGCCGACGAGCCGACCGTCGTCGAGTTCTGGGGCTGGAACCAGGGGCAGGACCTCATGGTCGACGCCTTCAACGAGGCGAACGAGACCGTCCAGCTCACCTACACGCAGTTCCCTTCGCAGGCCGACCTGCTCACGGGCCTCTCGAACGCCGTCACAGCCGGCACCGACGTGCCGTGCCTCGTGCAGGCGCCCGGCAGCCCCGTGAGTCTGCTCTCGAAGGGACTCATCCAGCCGATCACCGAGCAGTTCGCCGGCAACGAGGACGCCTTCATCGAGACCGCCGTGACGAGCCAGTCGGCGAACGACGAGATCCTCGGCGTTCCGTTCAGCGGCGGCCCGGGCTTCGCCATGATCAACAAGGCCGTCTACGACGCCAACGGGCTCGAGGCGCCCACGACGTGGGACGAGCTCATCGAGACGGGCAAGACCCTGAAGGACCAGGGCGTCTCCGTGCTGAACTTCGCGGGAGAAGACCCGAGCACGCTCGTGAGCTTCTCGAACCAGGCCGGTGCGACGTGGTTCGAGATCGACGGCGACTCATGGGTCGTCGACATCGATAGCCCCGAGACGCAGAAGGCCGCCGATGTGCTGCAGCAGTTCATCGACAACGACCTCATCACGCACGAGACCTTCGCCGACATCCCCGCGATGTCGCAGACGTACGACGCCGGCAAGATGGTGACGATCCCGCTCACGACGTGGAACCTCGCCGCCTGGCAGGAGCGCCTGTCGACCTCGCTCGGCTCGTGGCAGACCATCGACCTGCCGCAGTTCGCCGACGCCGACGAGTTCGTCGTGCCCGGCTCCTTCGGCGGGTACAGCGTTCCCGAGGGCTGCGAGTCGGTCGACGCGGCCGTCGACGCCGCCGTCTTCCTCGCGACCGACCCGACCACGGTCGGTATCGCCGCGAGCCCGTCCGAGGGTGCGGGTAACTACCCCGCGATCCCGGATGCCGGCGAGTACGTCGACGGGCTGCTGCCCCCGACGCTCCTCGGCGACACCGTCGGTGAGACCCCCGCGGTCATCGAGCGCGCGGCGAACGCGGCTCGCGTGCAGTGGATCGACAGCCCCTCGGCGACGTACTTCGACGAGCTCGTCTCGCAGTGGGCGAAGGCCGTCAACAAGGAGATCACGCTCCGCGAAGCCGTGACGCACATGCAGGACTACGTGGTCTCCGACCTCGAAGCCCAGGGAATCGACGTCACGGAACGCTGA
- a CDS encoding ThuA domain-containing protein encodes MTSLVVISGSGRYADPWHPFAETSARLAETLAGFGEVSVVDDVDAAFVRLNTESADLVVVNIGNSDDDAPTLAARVGLAAHLERGGAVLGVHSAATAFPQWAVWPTVLGGHWVRGTTFHPPQSTCTIDVAGGESFETVDERYTALELQPGVDVIATHEHEGETHPLAWVHRFGTANVGYVGLGHDAAAYDSPGARALFGAVAGRLLGIG; translated from the coding sequence GTGACTTCCCTCGTCGTGATCTCTGGCTCCGGGCGGTACGCCGACCCGTGGCATCCGTTCGCCGAGACGTCGGCGCGCCTCGCCGAGACCCTCGCCGGCTTCGGCGAGGTGAGCGTCGTCGACGACGTCGACGCGGCCTTCGTGCGGCTCAACACCGAGTCCGCCGACCTCGTCGTCGTGAACATCGGCAACTCGGATGACGATGCGCCGACTCTCGCCGCGCGCGTGGGTCTCGCTGCGCACCTCGAACGCGGAGGCGCCGTGCTCGGCGTGCACTCGGCGGCGACGGCGTTCCCGCAGTGGGCGGTCTGGCCGACCGTGCTCGGCGGCCACTGGGTGCGCGGCACGACATTCCACCCGCCGCAATCGACGTGCACGATCGACGTGGCGGGCGGCGAGTCGTTCGAGACCGTTGACGAGCGCTACACGGCGCTCGAACTGCAGCCCGGCGTAGATGTCATCGCGACGCACGAGCACGAGGGCGAGACGCATCCGCTCGCCTGGGTGCACCGGTTCGGCACCGCGAACGTCGGCTACGTCGGGCTCGGTCACGACGCGGCGGCCTACGACTCCCCCGGTGCCCGTGCGCTCTTCGGTGCGGTCGCGGGGCGCTTGCTCGGTATCGGCTGA
- a CDS encoding MurR/RpiR family transcriptional regulator, with protein sequence MASDTRNERDSRTVLVGIRSALPGLRPAERRIAELILDDPAGFAARSMAEICDAAGTSTTTLVRFYQRIGYTRFQDLRLDLTRESLRERLENADFPDEVRDIDRDDDLDAVIAKVARSETLSISDTAQALDTDALRRAVDLVAGSTRTDTFGVGAGSIVALDLQRKLSRIGRVALTWPDSHAAWTAAAVFTPGTVAIAISHSGETADTVEFLRLAQASGAKTIAITNHGSSALVRHADVVLLTAARETQFRSGALGSRIAQLMVADCLFIGVAQSNYDAAVDALKSTFDAVQRTRTG encoded by the coding sequence ATGGCGTCGGACACGCGCAACGAACGCGATTCCCGGACGGTTCTCGTCGGCATCCGCTCGGCTCTACCGGGCCTGCGGCCCGCGGAACGGCGCATCGCGGAACTCATCCTCGACGACCCCGCCGGATTCGCCGCGCGGTCGATGGCCGAGATCTGCGACGCGGCGGGAACGTCGACGACGACCCTCGTGCGCTTCTACCAGCGCATCGGGTACACGCGCTTCCAGGATCTCCGCCTCGACCTCACGCGCGAATCGCTGCGTGAACGTCTCGAGAACGCCGACTTCCCCGACGAGGTGCGCGACATCGACCGCGACGACGACCTCGACGCCGTCATCGCGAAGGTCGCGCGCTCCGAGACGCTCTCGATCTCCGACACCGCCCAGGCTCTCGACACCGACGCGCTCCGCCGTGCCGTCGACCTCGTCGCGGGCTCGACACGCACCGACACCTTCGGAGTCGGCGCCGGCTCGATCGTCGCGCTCGACCTGCAGCGGAAGCTCAGCCGCATCGGCCGCGTCGCGCTCACGTGGCCCGACAGTCACGCGGCCTGGACAGCGGCCGCCGTCTTCACGCCCGGCACCGTCGCCATCGCGATCTCGCACTCGGGCGAGACGGCCGACACCGTCGAGTTCCTGCGCCTCGCGCAGGCCTCCGGCGCGAAGACGATCGCCATCACGAACCACGGCAGCTCGGCGCTCGTGCGGCACGCGGACGTCGTGCTGTTGACCGCGGCGCGCGAGACGCAGTTCCGCTCGGGCGCGCTCGGCAGTCGCATCGCGCAGCTCATGGTCGCCGACTGCCTCTTCATCGGTGTCGCCCAGTCGAACTACGACGCCGCCGTCGACGCCCTCAAGTCGACCTTCGACGCCGTGCAGCGCACCCGCACCGGGTGA
- a CDS encoding alpha-galactosidase has translation MSEIGLDLRITDAAPVAITGIDGNAFVGTGAAPLIEIFVAAEQRARTSQGYFRSAVGERLRYVEHSVDDGSIRLVQRDDVSGLEATTTLIRPEATRAVRVETTITNTGSTSVVVTAVSSLGLAFGESEHDLDDVLLLSGESEWLGEGRWSETPLRDELPFLDLPAHAQDGRGRLARTSHGAWSTGEVLPTGVVSRPDGTALAWQIETSGPWHWEITQSLRSGVLTLLGPTDLEHQFAHRLEAGASFDAVPVAFAASTEGRDGALGELTRYRRTQRLRRPVDAALPVVYNDFMNTLMGQPSTEKLLPLIDAAADAGAEYFCIDAGWFADPTIGDWWTTVGEWREAPGRFSSGLAAVIDHIHARGMRSGLWLEPEVVGHDSPVARTLPDDAFFHRFGERVREDRRYHLDFRHPAARAHLDATVDHLVADFGIGYLKLDYNINPGAGTDVAAETAGDGLLGHTRAFRDWLVDVQRRHPELLIENCSSGAMRMDGSLLSVTHLQSTSDQQNYRLYPPIAASAPASIAPEQCGNWAYPSVDMTDEETAFSLVSGIVGRLYLAGFLPQLRAAQSALVDEAVTVHKAWRERIAESMPFWPLGLPAWTDDVIALGLRSGDDTLLAVWSRGELADELSIPLDASGVEQLYPATPTDDWSIGITADRLIGTTAPGATARVFRVIPAAATAAAPAAEATATPPTDFPTETPVHSGLSPRVAP, from the coding sequence GTGTCCGAGATCGGTCTCGACCTGCGCATCACCGATGCCGCCCCCGTCGCGATCACAGGGATCGACGGCAACGCATTCGTCGGAACCGGTGCCGCCCCGCTCATCGAGATCTTCGTCGCCGCCGAGCAGCGTGCACGCACGAGTCAGGGCTACTTCCGCTCCGCCGTCGGCGAGCGCCTGCGGTACGTCGAGCACTCCGTCGACGACGGTTCGATCCGCCTCGTCCAGCGCGACGACGTCTCGGGCCTCGAAGCCACGACCACCCTGATCCGCCCCGAGGCAACCCGCGCCGTCCGCGTCGAGACGACGATCACCAATACCGGTTCGACTTCCGTGGTCGTGACGGCCGTGTCATCCCTCGGCCTCGCGTTCGGCGAATCGGAGCACGATCTCGACGACGTGCTGCTCCTCTCGGGCGAGAGCGAGTGGCTCGGCGAAGGCCGATGGAGCGAGACCCCGCTCCGCGACGAACTGCCCTTCCTCGACCTGCCGGCGCACGCGCAGGACGGCCGCGGCCGCCTCGCCCGCACGAGCCACGGCGCCTGGTCGACGGGCGAGGTGCTGCCGACGGGTGTCGTCAGCCGCCCCGACGGCACCGCGCTCGCGTGGCAGATCGAGACGAGCGGACCGTGGCACTGGGAGATCACGCAGTCGCTGCGGAGCGGCGTGCTCACCCTCCTCGGCCCGACCGATCTCGAGCACCAGTTCGCCCACCGCCTCGAGGCCGGTGCCTCGTTCGACGCCGTACCGGTCGCGTTCGCCGCGTCGACCGAGGGTCGCGACGGCGCGCTCGGCGAACTGACCCGCTACCGGCGCACGCAGCGCCTCCGCCGCCCGGTGGATGCCGCATTGCCCGTCGTCTACAACGACTTCATGAATACGCTCATGGGGCAGCCGAGCACCGAGAAGCTCCTCCCGCTCATCGACGCCGCCGCCGACGCGGGGGCCGAGTACTTCTGCATCGATGCCGGCTGGTTCGCCGACCCGACGATCGGTGACTGGTGGACGACGGTCGGCGAGTGGCGCGAGGCGCCCGGCCGTTTCAGCTCGGGGCTCGCGGCCGTCATCGACCACATCCACGCGCGCGGCATGCGGAGCGGCCTGTGGCTCGAGCCCGAGGTCGTCGGTCACGACAGCCCCGTCGCCCGAACGCTGCCCGACGACGCGTTCTTCCACCGGTTCGGCGAGCGCGTGCGCGAAGACCGTCGCTACCACCTCGACTTCCGCCACCCGGCCGCCCGCGCCCACCTCGATGCGACGGTCGATCACCTCGTGGCCGACTTCGGCATCGGCTACTTGAAGCTCGACTACAACATCAATCCGGGCGCGGGAACCGACGTCGCCGCCGAGACGGCGGGAGACGGCCTGCTCGGCCACACCCGCGCGTTCCGCGACTGGCTCGTCGACGTGCAGCGTCGGCACCCCGAGCTCCTCATCGAGAACTGCAGCTCGGGCGCGATGCGCATGGACGGCTCGCTGCTCTCGGTGACGCACCTGCAGTCGACGAGCGACCAACAGAACTACCGCCTCTACCCGCCGATCGCGGCCTCGGCGCCGGCGTCGATCGCGCCCGAGCAGTGCGGCAACTGGGCGTACCCGTCGGTCGACATGACCGATGAGGAGACGGCGTTCTCGCTCGTCTCGGGCATCGTCGGGCGTCTCTACCTCGCGGGCTTCCTCCCGCAGCTGCGCGCCGCCCAGTCGGCGCTCGTCGACGAGGCGGTCACGGTGCACAAGGCGTGGCGCGAGCGCATCGCCGAGTCGATGCCGTTCTGGCCCCTCGGCCTGCCGGCGTGGACCGACGACGTCATCGCCCTCGGCCTGCGGAGCGGCGACGACACCCTCCTCGCGGTGTGGTCGCGCGGCGAGCTCGCCGACGAGCTCAGCATCCCGCTCGACGCGAGCGGGGTCGAGCAGCTCTACCCCGCGACGCCGACGGATGACTGGAGCATCGGCATCACGGCCGACCGGCTCATCGGCACGACGGCGCCGGGGGCGACGGCGCGCGTGTTCCGCGTCATCCCCGCCGCGGCGACCGCCGCCGCACCCGCCGCCGAAGCGACGGCGACCCCACCCACCGACTTCCCCACGGAAACCCCTGTCCACTCCGGGCTCTCGCCCCGTGTGGCACCCTGA
- a CDS encoding carbohydrate ABC transporter permease: MTTTGMPVGEAVPAPVVDEIMGRESRAERRRQRRLEEDAPVGYKKSKWSQILVLVALGAIAFYSIAPVWWLIVSATKSGSDLYNSNGLWFSEFTLWDNLVQLATYKDGIFFRWLGNSIFYAGTTAIVTTFISIAAGYGLSKFVFRGQRLGMAIVIGSFLVPGALLTVPLYVLFANLGILNTPWAVLLPGFISAFNVYLAKVYVDGAVPDELLEASRLDGAGELRIFFSIVMRLMVTGGATIFLLSFVGSWNGFFLPLTMLRGQDQWTVSLGLYSWLQTRADQTVDLTSLTITGALLSTIPLVIFMVSMSRYWRTGVTLGAVK, translated from the coding sequence ATGACAACCACAGGGATGCCCGTCGGCGAGGCGGTGCCCGCACCCGTCGTCGACGAGATCATGGGGCGCGAGTCGCGCGCCGAGCGCCGTCGCCAGCGCCGCCTCGAGGAGGATGCGCCCGTCGGCTACAAGAAGTCGAAGTGGTCGCAGATCCTCGTGCTCGTCGCCCTCGGCGCGATCGCGTTCTACTCGATCGCGCCGGTGTGGTGGCTCATCGTCTCGGCGACGAAGAGCGGCTCCGACCTCTACAACTCGAACGGCCTGTGGTTCTCGGAGTTCACGCTGTGGGACAACCTCGTGCAGCTCGCGACCTACAAGGACGGCATCTTCTTCCGCTGGCTCGGCAACTCGATCTTCTACGCGGGCACGACGGCGATCGTGACGACGTTCATCTCGATCGCGGCGGGCTACGGGCTCTCGAAGTTCGTCTTCCGCGGCCAGCGCCTCGGCATGGCGATCGTCATCGGCTCGTTCCTCGTGCCGGGCGCCCTGCTGACCGTGCCGCTCTACGTGCTGTTCGCGAACCTCGGCATCCTCAACACCCCGTGGGCCGTGCTGCTGCCCGGCTTCATCAGCGCCTTCAACGTGTATCTCGCGAAGGTCTACGTCGACGGAGCCGTGCCCGACGAACTGCTCGAGGCGTCGCGACTCGACGGCGCGGGCGAGCTCCGCATCTTCTTCTCGATCGTCATGCGCCTCATGGTGACGGGCGGGGCGACGATCTTCCTGCTCTCGTTCGTCGGCAGCTGGAACGGCTTCTTCCTGCCCCTCACGATGCTGCGCGGTCAGGACCAGTGGACCGTGAGCCTCGGTCTCTACTCGTGGCTGCAGACGCGCGCCGACCAGACCGTCGACCTCACGTCGCTCACCATCACGGGTGCGCTGCTCTCGACGATCCCGCTCGTGATCTTCATGGTCTCGATGTCGCGCTACTGGCGGACGGGCGTCACCCTGGGTGCCGTGAAATGA